ACCAGGGTGGATTTCCAGGTCTTTCCATATCCGGATCCCGCCGGTACCAGCGGGTCTGGAGTTTTCTGCGGATTTTCAGATACCAGACCTGATTGGTAATTAATGGAAGATTCAGACAGATATCTTCCGGAAAATCCAGTATGGTATGAAACATTGTGACATAACGGCAAGTGTTCCCTGCTGATTCGTGAGCCTTTTTCCAGGTGCTGAGAAGACCGACAATATTTTCCGGTGAGATATACAATATTTTCGTCATACAGCCGGAAATTAACAGTTTATAAACGATTAATCGAGGAGAATTGAATGTCCGTAAAAATCTTCAGAGTGACAAATATTATATGCATTGAATCAGTTGATTTTTTCACATAAAAAGATGTACACTTCACCCTATGGATAGTGTAATATACAGATTCTTGCGATGGTTATCATAGTCAGCCGGAATTTCCGGTGAATGGGGAGTATCATGAAATTGATAAAACGACTGGTCATTTTTCTTTCTCTATTTGTCTTTTATATCATATTTAAGGAATTTCTACACCTTTATACCATGCTGGATGCCGTGCATCCTTTTGCAGCCTGGGGTTTTATTGTTCTGGCGGCTGCATTCTTCATTTACTTTGCAGGGATTCCCCTCTTTCGCATCCTTAGTATGCCTGTTGCCTACGGTCCTGTATATGACCCTCGACAGGAACCCCGTCTGATTGCCAAACGGATGGATCGTTTCCGTAAAAACAAGTATTTGATGGGCAGCGGCGTGGATCTATCCACCCTGAAAAATGATCATGAGAGTTATCACCGGGTGATCCGGGAAATGGAAAAAGGGGTGGATCAGCTTCGCAAAAGACATATCCCGCAACTTTTTTATTCTACCACTATTGCCCAGAATGGTTTTTTGGATGCTTTGCTGATTCTTTCCTCATCCATCAATCATATTAAGGAAATCTTTATCCTGTATAATGGCCGGGTATCCAACAAAGATCTTTTGATCATTCTGAAAAAAATATACCTGGCTATGGCCGTCGGCGGCTCTGAAGCAGCAGAATATGCCACACAGGAAGTCTTTTCCCGTTTTGCCACCGATGGCATGAAAGCAATTCCTTTATTCAACAAAATTTCTGCTTCTCTTATTGATGGATATGTTAACGCCGTGATGTTGACTCGGATTTCTTACATTACTGAAAATTATTGCAAAAAAACGGTGATAGCTTCTGACAAAGAGTTATCTCCGGACCCGAAATTTGTGTTTGATTCTGCTAAAAATATTACCAAAGATATCCGTGATAAAATTTTTGGGACACTCAGACGGAAAGCAAAGGAAAAGCTGTCCAAAGCCATGACGCCTGTCACTGATATGTTCCAGAAGACCCTGGAATGGATAAATCCGAAAGAAATTGATCCGGACAATCATTATGCCCTGGAAGCCCCATCCGGCTATGGAAGCATTTCCCTTCGTTATGGATTTTTAAAACTTTTCAGGAGTTTTAAGAAGAAAGAATTGGACGAGGAGCTCGCGTTGACTCATGAACAGACGGATGAATAAAGACATGAAATGATAGCAATTGTATCATGGGTATTACACACATCACAATATATTAATAATACTATAAGCTTGACGTTTTTTTCTAAACGGCGTATCTTACCCCCGGGGTGGGGGGCGATACTCAAAAATATTCGAATAAATAATTATATCGAATTCTTTAATTTTATGACATAGCCTGATTCATTGGAGCATGTAGTGCAAAGAAATTTTTAACGCTCAGATTCTTTTACTCTTTTTTGCCGCTGCTTGATGAATAATTCTTCCCGAAAGCGAATGTATAGAATCAGTTCCTGCATGGTGAAAGTGACATGAATATTATTCAAATATTCAGGCATATTTTCCCGCTGTTTCTCAGGGATGGGTAAGGTAATGCGTCCTTCAGGATCGAACTGATCGAAGAAATTGGATTCCTTCATGCTCTCGGCGGGATAATACTGGGCAATAATCCTTCGGTCCGGATCATGATATAAAAGGGATGAGGGAATCATGGAACGGGTTCCGCATTTGGGACACTCAAAGAGATTGATTTTTCCCTGCAATACCTCTTCACGGGCTTGGGGATCTTCGGCTGTATTGATGCTTTGCCAGACGTCGTATGGACTTTCTGCACCGCATTCAGGACAAGCCAGCAGCATGGTTGTTTTAGTCATAATGTCTCACAATAGATGAATGTTATGGTCTTTACAGATTTTCCGGATTTCATCCGGCCAAATCGATGAATGGACTTCTCCGATATGAACCTTTCGGAGGAAAAACATGCACAGGCGGGACTGACCAATGCCTCCACCGATGGTTTGTGGAAGTTCACCATTCAATAAACGTTTATGAAAATAGAGTTTTGTCTTGTGCATTTCTTTTTTTTGTTTCAACTGGCGTATCAATGCTTCAGGATTGACCCGGATACCCATGGACGAAAGTTCCATGGCTGTGTCCAGAATCCGGTTATAAATGATGATATCTCCGTTTAATCCCGGATGACCGTCTTCAGCCTCTGTGGACCAGTCGTCATAATCTGCAGCCCGTCCGTCATGGGGTACACCATTACTCAAAGGAGCACCGATTCCCCGGATAAAGACGGCTCCGAATTCTTTTGCTATTGCCGTTTCCCTTTCTTTGGGATCTTTGTCAGGATAGCGCTGTAGCAAGGCTTCAGCTGTGATGAAATGGATTTTTTCCGGTAAATAGGGCTCCGGTAGTTCGGGATAATGTTCACAGACAATTTTTTCAGTATCCCTGATCACTGCGTAAATTTTCTGAACGATAGAGTTTAAAAACGTATGGTTCCTCTCATCATCCCTCATGATACGTTCCCAGTCCCATTGATCCACGTAAAGTGAATGGAATTTATCCGGCAGCTCATCCGGGCGGACGGCATTCATGTTCGTATACAGGCCTTCTCCCGGCTCGAAATCGTAATCTGCCAGAGCCATTCTCTTCCATTTTGCCAGGGATTGGACTATTTCACCTGTCTCCCCTGTGGCACCCAGTGGAAAAGAAACCGGGCGCTCGATGCCATTCAGATCATCATTAATCCCCGAATCGGCATAGACCATGATGGGGGCAGATACCCTGCTGAGATTCAAGGCTCCTGCCAGGGACCGCCGGAATGTCTCCCTGATAAGATCTATGGCTTCCTGGGTTTTTTTCAGATCCAACGGACTTTCATAGTGCTCTGGAATGGTGAGAAAATCAGTTGTCAGATCAATATATTTTTTCTTTTGCTTTAGCATATTATGGTCCCTTTTCTTAGCGCACAACCTACAAATATCTGTTAAGGGGAAAAAGGGAAAGTTTGTTACCTGTTTCAGAAACGCTTATTTTACCATGCCTTGATTTGTTTACTGAAACCAAAGGATCTATCCGCGGAATTTCAGATGAGCCACCTGATAAACCACAGGATGCTGATTACCTATAGACAAGGAGGGATGTATCCTTTCGGTTCATTTGATGACACCTAAGGAGGGAATCCATGAAAATTGCCTTTTTTGATGCAAAGCCCTATGACCGGGATGTCTTTGATGCTTTAAACCGAGAGTATGGTTATACAATCAAATACTTTGAAACCAAACTTACACCGGATAGTGTGGCATTGGCCCGGGGATATGATGTGGTGTGCGTATTTGTTAACGATACCGTAAACAAGGAAGTCATTCGTGAATTAATCGGATATGATATTCAAATGATTGCCCTGCGGTGTGCCGGTTTCAATAATGTAGATATGGAAGCCACCCGATGTAAAATTCCTGTGGTTCGGGTGCCTGCCTATTCACCCCATGCCATAGCCGAACATACCGTCGCATTGATTCTGGCCCTGAACCGTAAGATTTACCGGGCTTACCAGCGGACCCGTGAAAACAATTTTTCCCTCAATGGTTTGATGGGTTTTGATATGTATGGAAAAACCGCCGGGATTATCGGGACAGGCAAAATCGGGATATTGACAGGGGGAATCCTGAATGGCTTTGGAATGCGGGTTCTCGCCTATGACCCTTACCCCGATCCCAAAGCTGCAGATGAATACGGTTTTGAATATACCGACCTGAAAACTCTCTACAAGGAATCACAGATTGTTTCCCTTCATTGCCCGTTAACAAAAGAAACGGAATACCTGATCAATGAAGAAACCCTGGCCCTTATGCAGGATGGTGTGATGATCATTAATACCGGCCGGGGTAAACTTGTGGATACCCGGGCACTGATCAAGGGGTTGAAAATGGGGAAAGTAGGTTATGCAGGATTGGATGTTTATGAAGAAGAACGGGATTTCTTTTTTGAGGATCAATCGGATATGATTCTCACGGATGATATCCTTGCCCGGCTTCTGACATTCAACAATGTGGTCATCACATCCCATCAGGGCTTTTTCACACGTGAAGCACTGGATAGTATTGCCCGGACCACGTTAAACAATATTCGGGAACTGTCGGAAGGTAAACCCCTGAGTCATCAGGTGACCTGCAAATCGTGATTAAGGACGGAGATAGCTCCGAATGCTTTTCGTATAAGGACTTTCAGGCCAGTTACTTAAAAATTCCAACAGTAATTTTTTTTCCAGATTCTGGTTTTCTGTAAAATTAAAATATGCGGCTTGGCGGAGTGTAAAATAATCGCCCATCACAGGATCTTTTTTTAAGATAACCCCGTTCGATTCCCAGAAGTGTGTCAGTTCATCCATCCGGCCTGTTTGAAAAAGAATCTGCTCAAGCCGTAACGCAGCCAGGTTTCGAACCGGTGAGGTTTGTCCCATCAGCTCTCTGGCTTTTTCCATAGCCTGGATCCATTCTCTTTTCCGGATATGGGATTCGAGCTCAATCATACCCGGTTCTTCAGCTCCGATTTGCAGGTAAGATGCCAAGGCCAGGATGTCATTGCTGTATTCATCACGGCTGCTTATGAGGGCAAGGGCTTCGTTTACATGTTTCTCCAGGGAATCCGGCCGGTTAAATGCCAAATCCACAAAGAGGAGATTCAACCTGAATCGATCTTCCTCTGTGGCATCCAGGCGATAGGATGCCGGTGCTTCCCATATTTTTCGCCGGGCACTCTCTTCATCCTTTTGTAGAATTTTACAGGTGATATATTCTGTTATCATTCTGTTCCGGATACGGACAGGGAGGCTTGCAGGAATCTCTTCCAACAGGTCTGCCGCTTTATCCAAATCACCCGTAATAAAGAAATGTATATGAGCAAGCCTGAGCCGGCTCTCGTAGCGTATTTCCGGATTTTGGGCGTCAGATAAATTTTCGTACAATCCATAAGCACTATCGATGTAAGCTTTATGGATTGTATAAGACGGGCGTACCGGAAGGGCAAGAAATACAGAGTGGTACGGGGGTATAATTTCCGGACCAAACTGAGCCGGTTTATCGGATAGGGCGTCATAGTTGAGTGCTTTTAAAAAAATCAAGTTTTCCCTCTGCAAATCGTCATTGATCGTATGTTCCAGATTCCTCAACAAAGTCAGACTTAATTGATGTTGTGATACATTGAATAAATGACGGGCAGCCTGTAAAAGTTCATCAGTTTTAAAGAGGGAGATATGATCCAGGAAAATCCGGACTGCCGCGTCGTACCTTTCCGAAGCAGTCGCCAAATCAGCAATAAGCCGGTAGTCATCCACTGACTGTGCAAGATTTTGTAGTGTATCCATTACCATGCCGTACAAAGGTGCTTCAGCGGCTAATGATTTGAGTTCCCGGATAAGTAAGGGAAGGGTTGACGGAGACAGTTCCCGGTGTAATAGAAATTCCTCCAGGGCAGGTTGCCACATCTGCCTGTTGATCAGATCGGAAAAATAGGTTTGGGATTGAAGCAACGCTTCATCGGTCTTTTCCCTGAAAAAGGCAATCATCTCTGGAAGTCCACTCCCGTTATTATAAGCGGTTAGGTACATCATCGCCAACCTGGGCAATCTGCTTTGCCGGCCCCTGGGGCGAAGGTAAGGATCCCAAAGGCGGAAGGCTTCTTCTTGCCGGTGATTTGCCATTAAAAGCACACCCCATTCGGCGAGATAGTTGATGTTGCCTGGGTTCATCCGGTATAAAGTTTCGGTGACTTCTGCTGCTTTTTCCAGATTTCCGGTGCGGATCAGGACGGATTTATAATAGCTTAAATAGCGGGGATTTCGAGGATAAACAGTATAAAGCGAATCATATAAGGCCTGAGCTTTTGTAAGATCTCCGGCTGATTCTGCAGACCGGGCACGTTTGAATAAGGCGTCTGCTTCCTGAGTTGACATGTTCCCATATAAAGCAGTGCCACAAGCAATCAGCAGGACAATTATATACAACCTTTTCATTCCAGAATTTCCCGCAGTTTTTCCAAATACCGCTCCATTTCTTCCCGTTCTTCAGCACTTAATTCTGTCTGACTCATCTTTTTCCGGATGTTTCGAATGAGGGATTCAATATTTCCCAGGCTTTGAGGCAATTCATCCGGTCCACTTCGAACAACCTGCTCACCAGTACGACTTTCCCGCTCCCGGGTGAGTTCACGTTTCCGGATGGACCGGCTGGCATCCAGGAGTCGCTGTTCAATACCCTGTTGTCGCTGCATGGTACGTCGTGAATAACGTCCTTCCCGCAAATCCCGGATCACGTCTTCCATTTCCTGTGTAATGCGGTCCAGGTTTCGCCCGTCTCCCTGCCCGGCCTGTTCCATGGCCTGATGTAAACGGCCCAGTTCACGGCGTAAGGCTTGTTGTCGGGCTGCCAGCTGGCTCATTAAATCCATGGATGCATTTCCCGGTCCGGGCATAGGCATTCCCTGGGAATCCTGGTTGAGGGCTCCCTGCATGTCAGCCAAAGCCTGTAATTGTTCCATAAATTGTTCCATGCCTGAACCACTTTCACTGCTCTGTGCCTGTCCCATAAGTCCAAGAATCGTTCCCGTTAAGTCGTTTATTTGCCCCAGATTTTGCTCCATGGTCTGTTCAGCCTGTTGAAACCGCCCTTCTAAAAGATGGTTTAATGCTTCGGCAGATAACGAGCGGGCTGCCTGCAGCTCCTGAAATGGCTGGGGTCCCATGAAAAAAGTTTTTCCCGCAATATTTTCCAATCCGGCTTCCAGATGATTCAAGGATTCCAGAATGCTATTCTGCTCCGAAAACCTGCCCTGTAAAGCCTGAGAATCGTTTTTTAATGTCTTGGTTCCCGGAAGTGTTTGCTCCTGTTTTTCTGAAATCAATAAAGACCGGCGGAGTAATT
This window of the Candidatus Neomarinimicrobiota bacterium genome carries:
- the asnA gene encoding aspartate--ammonia ligase yields the protein MLKQKKKYIDLTTDFLTIPEHYESPLDLKKTQEAIDLIRETFRRSLAGALNLSRVSAPIMVYADSGINDDLNGIERPVSFPLGATGETGEIVQSLAKWKRMALADYDFEPGEGLYTNMNAVRPDELPDKFHSLYVDQWDWERIMRDDERNHTFLNSIVQKIYAVIRDTEKIVCEHYPELPEPYLPEKIHFITAEALLQRYPDKDPKERETAIAKEFGAVFIRGIGAPLSNGVPHDGRAADYDDWSTEAEDGHPGLNGDIIIYNRILDTAMELSSMGIRVNPEALIRQLKQKKEMHKTKLYFHKRLLNGELPQTIGGGIGQSRLCMFFLRKVHIGEVHSSIWPDEIRKICKDHNIHLL
- a CDS encoding 2-hydroxyacid dehydrogenase; translation: MKIAFFDAKPYDRDVFDALNREYGYTIKYFETKLTPDSVALARGYDVVCVFVNDTVNKEVIRELIGYDIQMIALRCAGFNNVDMEATRCKIPVVRVPAYSPHAIAEHTVALILALNRKIYRAYQRTRENNFSLNGLMGFDMYGKTAGIIGTGKIGILTGGILNGFGMRVLAYDPYPDPKAADEYGFEYTDLKTLYKESQIVSLHCPLTKETEYLINEETLALMQDGVMIINTGRGKLVDTRALIKGLKMGKVGYAGLDVYEEERDFFFEDQSDMILTDDILARLLTFNNVVITSHQGFFTREALDSIARTTLNNIRELSEGKPLSHQVTCKS